One Leishmania infantum JPCM5 genome chromosome 26 genomic window carries:
- a CDS encoding serine/threonine protein phosphatase-like protein has product MSANRTRDSDDVVRAEVAAALSVPPQQLPSTRGGAAVAAADEHLYGPHTSTIRMNPYVRCVHDSGVPKICSLQELLSQKIQPDPAEPDTPCLRPSHRPTAVWAQAPEPSSFDDGRATMTPPPCQSTFERHADPALAGAPAASNPSPVLTFTADGVATPNTFATVKTHEMRILSRLTKRLRWSERHQDMPFGEPVEMMLAEADEGEDTEGGSEDRDSEVIDAVHSGRSGALAPYPEDRTEKQDEASVQLLPCSTRDKAEASALQETPQHFAAASPQAAASNASPQHASDLKEGTVSASSSGGIFCTFARDPTPPDGRKLHTTGVKHADSSATSPHQPHYTHGQKQQHSRPAVVPLRTTYPAPVARLEESPYHYIMRNYIGGTFLYYSTPESKDYFLRLCHRVVAQVRPLLEQETLSPHHGLFPRINAPAFVFGDIHGNFEDLSFFLKRLLIFHDFNLTPANILCLGDYVDRGPFSLECVMLLFSLKIMNSSKIVMLRGNHEDRVVCGDLRTYGRGCFLAQCHTVFGYAEGTKLFREVTALFKYLPLAAELVIPSTPNLSFLRSQQTVMHPNLYVSQPAVLLHDGIRAKRTAPTISLASGSATRASPFGSQHLRTLHRDGEVASGDREGDEALSKNSASAEAVSPLPTGYSTIADASLARGQPSRHEAHEERILCTHGGIPRFDRSPCEENSLAFLRSLSFPRMLTLFPNNPVVKDDAECMPDYFVKQELEALWRRYPSAAPPGFTAACRREAAEAAAAAATATTGTPAASRPLDALPSSLKLQRKASSSSAGSSASGHESAAAAVPPEAEASSRPSSCSAASSVSPKARVVPGGQSEQQQPQRHKSLPAMRSSSDYLPQLTEDDVRKGWYTMFDLLWSDPTPMELEEEAACVDWESSRVAGGEHGAHRSTASSSSTTAARGSTSRVHVNEWGFTVNTRGSNVVSFSAKAVDTFLTAYHYSMLFRAHQEKAHGLRWSKSSKVLTIFSSSNYMGHRNGAGCVVVAANGEVQMIEKVVTM; this is encoded by the coding sequence ATGTCTGCCAACAGGACCAGAGACAGCGATGACGTCGTTCGCGCCGAGGTTGCGGCGGCACTGTCTGTCCCACCGCAGCAGTTGCCATCTACCcgtggtggtgcagctgttgcagcggcagacgagCATCTCTACGGACCCCACACGAGCACCATACGCATGAATCCATACGTGCGCTGCGTACACGATAGCGGGGTGCCGAAAATTTGCTCCCTCCAGGAGCTTCTCTCTCAGAAGATCCAGCCAGACCCCGCGGAGCCAGATACGCCGTGTCTTCGACCGAGTCACAGGCCGACAGCGGTGTGGGCGCAGGCGCCAGAACCGTCGAGCTTCGACGACGGCCGTGCGACaatgacgccgccgccttgccaGTCCACCTTCGAGCGCCACGCAGACCCCGCACTCGCTGGTGCTCCTGCGGCGAGCAATCCGTCACCGGTGCTCACCTtcaccgccgacggcgtcgccacGCCAAACACGTTTGCCACGGTCAAGACCCACGAAATGCGCATCTTGTCCCGCCTCACGAAGCGCCTGCGGTGGTCCGAGCGGCATCAGGACATGCCCTTTGGCGAGCCCGTGGAGATGATGCTGGCGGAGGCagacgagggcgaggacACTGAAGGGGGGTCCGAGGACAGAGACTCCGAGGTGATTGATGCTGTCCACTCAGGCCGCTCAGGCGCACTCGCGCCGTACCCAGAAGACCGTACCGAGAAGCAAGATGAGGCTAGCGTGCAGCTTCTGCCCTGCTCCACACGTGACAAGGCCGAGGCGTCTGCGCTTCAGGAGACACCGCAGCACTTCGCGGCGGCCTCTCCTCAAGCGGCGGCTTCAAATGCATCCCCACAGCACGCGTCGGACTTGAAGGAGGGTACCGTGTCGGCCTCCTCATCGGGCGGCATTTTCTGCACCTTTGCCAGAGATCCCACGCCCCCCGACGGACGGAAACTCCACACCACCGGCGTCAAGCACGCCGactccagcgccacctcaCCGCACCAGCCCCACTACACCCATGGGCAGAAACAGCAGCATTCACGGCCTGCTGTTGTGCCTCTGCGCACCACATACCCTGCCCCGGTGGCGAGACTGGAGGAGAGCCCGTATCACTACATCATGCGCAACTACATTGGCGGGACCTTTCTCTACTATAGCACGCCGGAGAGCAAGGACTACTTTTTGCGCCTATGCCACCGCGTTGTGGCGCAGGTGCGACCTCTACTGGAGCAGGAAACGCTGTCGCCCCACCACGGCCTGTTCCCCCGCATCAACGCGCCGGCCTTCGTCTTCGGTGACATTCACGGCAACTTTGAGGACTTGTCCTTCTTCCTGAAACGGCTGCTGATCTTCCACGACTTCAACCTCACCCCAGCAAACATCTTGTGCCTCGGCGACTATGTCGATCGCGGCCCTTTCTCGCTCGAGTGCGTCATGCTACTCTTCTCGCTCAAGATCATGAACTCATCGAAGATCGTCATGCTGCGCGGCAACCACGAGGACCGCGTCGTCTGCGGTGACCTGCGCACCTacggccgcggctgcttccTGGCTCAGTGCCACACTGTCTTTGGCTACGCTGAGGGAACGAAACTGTTCCGCGAGGTGACGGCCCTGTTCAAGTACCTcccgctggcggcggagctggtgaTCCCGAGCACACCAAACTTATCGTTTCTGCGGTCACAGCAGACTGTGATGCACCCGAACCTTTACGTGAGCCAGCCAGCAGTGCTGCTCCACGATGGCATTCGGGCCAAGCGGACCGCGCCAACGATCTCGCTGGCATCCGGCTCGGCGACAAGGGCGTCTCCGTTCGgctcgcagcacctccgcacgctgcaccgcgacggcgaagTGGCTAGCGGCGACAGGGAAGGTGACGAGGCCCTCTCCAAGAACTCGGCcagcgcggaggcggtgTCCCCGCTGCCGACCGGCTACAGCACGATCGCGGACGCCTCTCTCGCACGTGGGCAGCCGTCCCGGCACGAGGCTCACGAAGAGCGCATCTTGTGCACCCACGGCGGCATTCCCCGCTTTGATCGCTCGCCGTGTGAGGAGAACTCGCTCGCCTTTCTGCGCAGTCTCTCCTTCCCCCGCATGCTCACGTTGTTCCCGAACAACCCGGTTGTGAAGGATGACGCCGAGTGCATGCCGGACTACTTCGTGaagcaggagctggaggcgctaTGGCGCCGCTACCCGTCTGCCGCTCCACCTGGTTTCACGGCGGCGTGCCGACGAGAGGCCgcagaagccgccgccgccgccgcaactGCCACCACCGGTACCCCGGCGGCGTCCAGGCCCTTGGATGCTTTGCCTTCTTCCCTCAAGCTGCAGAGAAAGGCgagtagcagcagcgccggcagcagtgcgagCGGCCACGaatctgccgcagcggcagtgccgccagAGGCGGAAGCATCGTCTCGCCCCTCGTCGTGCTCGGCGGCGTCCTCCGTGTCCCCTAAGGCGAGGGTGGTGCCCGGTGGGCagagcgagcagcagcagccacaacgCCACAAGTCGCTACCCGCtatgcgcagcagcagcgactaTTTGCCGCAGTTGACCGAGGACGACGTGCGCAAGGGCTGGTACACCATGTTCGACTTGCTCTGGTCGGACCCAACCCCGATGGAgctggaagaggaggcggcatGCGTGGACTGGGAGTCTTCTCGTGTCGCTGGCGGCGAACACGGCGCTCACCGAAGCACGGCATCTTCCTCCTCGACGACCGCCGCTAGAGGGTCGACATCACGCGTGCACGTCAACGAGTGGGGCTTCACCGTCAACACCCGCGGCAGCAACGTtgtctccttctccgccaaGGCGGTGGACACGTTCCTCACGGCGTACCATTACTCGATGCTCTTCCGCGCTCATCAGGAGAAGGCGCATGGGCTACGGTGGAGTAAGAGCAGCAAGGTGCTTACcatcttcagcagcagcaactaCATGGGCCACCGCAACGGCGCtggctgcgtcgtcgtcgccgccaacGGCGAGGTGCAGATGATTGAGAAGGTGGTGACCATGTGA